Genomic DNA from Triticum aestivum cultivar Chinese Spring unplaced genomic scaffold, IWGSC CS RefSeq v2.1 scaffold95326, whole genome shotgun sequence:
GTCACCCTCTCTCATGGCGGAGAGGATGGCTTCAACCAGGCCATTGAGATATCTGCTGAAGTCCTTTCCAATGTCAAGTTCATCCAAGAAAAAAGGTTGATGGGGAAGTACTTTGAGGAGATAAGCCAAGACACTGGGAAGTATGTTTCTGGTGTGGATGACACAATGTCTGCCCTTGAAATGGGTGCAGTTGAGACACTGATTGTGTGGGAAAATCTTGATATCAATCGATACATCTTGAAGAATTCTGCTACCGGAGAAACTGTGATAAAGCACTTGAACGAGGCACAGGAGGCAGATCAAAGCAACTTCAGAGATAAGGCGACATCTACAGACCTGGAGGTGGTTGAGAGCACCTTGCTGCTGGAGTGGTTTGCCGAAAACTATCGGCAGTTTGGTTGCGCGCTGGAGCTCATCACGAACAATACGGAGCAAGGATCTCAGTTCTGTACGGGCTATGGTGGGATAGGAGGGATCCTCCGCTACCGGGTTGACTTGAACGCTTACGAAGACCCATCTGATGAGGAGAATCATGAAGGCTTTGAAGAGCAATCTACTGAAACTCCCGTGAATTCAGACCGGGAGGAGCCTGCCCTAGACTGGAACCAGAATGTGCCGCGGCATGAGGCTGAGGCATCTACAACTTCGTCCAGGAAAAATTAAGGTTTGTACAAAATTCTAGCAGGTCCTTTCTTCTAAACAAATGATCACGTTGTAACGTTTGATTCAATTTTCTTATTTTGGCAAGACGATAAGAACGGTGATATGAAGCATGCTGCTGCGCATAAGTCGAGTCCTCTCAGTGTGATTGGGAGGAAGGCTGCATTTTTATCTCCATCAGAAGACTATCCTATTTAGTACTGTCATTATTAGCAAGAACCATAGTTATAAGTTAGGAGTACTATTAAGCATCTCGTGTGTGATGCTCGAATTTGTGTGTTAAGTTTGTGCGTTATTACTGTTGCTGCAACTGCGTCTGCATCTGCTTATCTGAACCGAAGTTGTGATGCTACCCTACATTTATTTGAAAATAAAATCTATTGTGCATCTGTTGATCTGATATGGCAATATTCCTGTCCACTTGGCCTTGCATTTTGTTTGTTTGAAAATTTGCTGATTTATTTGCTACTGTAGCTTCTTTTGTAAGATTACATTTTCCTTAGAAATGTCTGCTGATCCTAGATTGTTCATTTTTGCAAATACTATTCCAACAATTTCATGAAACTACTCACGGTCATTCAGCTAGTAGAAGTAAGGCCAGCGGCCGGCAAAACCAATTTCTATCAGTTGACCAATACCGCTATCATTGCCCATGGTTTGTGTTGGTCATTACTATATTGTTACTATTAGCTGCAGCATCTATATTTGAATGTGTGTGTGTCTCTTGATCTGCCATAGCAATAGTCCTGTCCATTCGGCCTTGcgttttatttggctttttcactATAACTATTTATCTAATAAGAATTCAAGAGCTTCGTTGGTAGCTTTGCGTCGCTATGCGTGTTAGCCCAATTTTTGGATCATCATGCTCACATACATATTTTTCATATCACCTT
This window encodes:
- the LOC123174147 gene encoding eukaryotic peptide chain release factor subunit 1-3 is translated as MISLIMPPRDQVCRVTKLLSDEHGTASNIKRRVNRQSVLAAITSAQQKLKLYNRVPTNGLVLYTGTIVTDEGKEKKVSIDFEPFRPVNAFLYLCDNKFHTEALHEMLESDDKFGFIVMDGNGTLFGTLSGNTREVLHKFSVDLPKKHGRGGQSALRFSRLRVENRHNYVRKTAELATRFFINPATSQPNVSGLILAGCADLKTELSQSDVFDQRLAAKILKVVTLSHGGEDGFNQAIEISAEVLSNVKFIQEKRLMGKYFEEISQDTGKYVSGVDDTMSALEMGAVETLIVWENLDINRYILKNSATGETVIKHLNEAQEADQSNFRDKATSTDLEVVESTLLLEWFAENYRQFGCALELITNNTEQGSQFCTGYGGIGGILRYRVDLNAYEDPSDEENHEGFEEQSTETPVNSDREEPALDWNQNVPRHEAEASTTSSRKN